The DNA sequence GCGATCGTAAGTAATCGGGCACGTCGCTGCCGCAACCGTAGACGTCGCCCATGACAGGTTGCTGGGAAGATTTCACCGTCGTGGTCACCTGTACGGTGGCCGACTCCGACGGCGGAATCAGCACTTCCCGGCGGCCAACCTCGCTGCCGTCGCTGGATCGGACCCGCACGATGCAGGCCGCAGGAGTCGACGGGTCTGATCGAGTCACGCTGAACTTGACCGAGACCGTCTGGTCGTCGAGCACTTCGTAGCCGTACAACTCGCCCTTGACCTCGGCGGTGGCAAAACGCTGGTAGCCCACTACCGCGATGGCGGCGACAGTGGCGATCGCCAGCGCACCCAG is a window from the Mycobacterium sp. SVM_VP21 genome containing:
- a CDS encoding DUF4307 domain-containing protein — encoded protein: MTDSKPARYGDTQGRALPRRLLAIALGALAIATVAAIAVVGYQRFATAEVKGELYGYEVLDDQTVSVKFSVTRSDPSTPAACIVRVRSSDGSEVGRREVLIPPSESATVQVTTTVKSSQQPVMGDVYGCGSDVPDYLRSP